The genomic region CGCTGCTGGGAGGGGCCGTTCGGGGCGGTCAGCCCGTTGGAGGCGCCGTCCTGGTTGACGGCGCTGCCGCGGATCACGGCGTGGACGGGGTGGCCGTGGCGTTGGGCGTCGGAGAGCCGTTCGACGAGGAGCATGGTGGCGCCCTCGGCCCAGCCGACGCCGTCGGCGGCGGCGGCGAAGGCCTTGCACCGCCCGTCGGGGGACAGTCCGCGCTGCCGGGAGAACTCGACGAACGCCGCCGGGGAGGCCATCAGCGCGACCCCGCCGGCCAGCGCCAGGTCGGTCTCGCCGCTGCGTAGTGCCTGGGCGGCGAGGTGCAGGGCGACCAGCGAGGACGAGCAGGCGGTGTCGATGGTGACCGACGGTCCCTCGAAGCCGAACGTGTAGGAGATCCGTCCGGTCGCGATCGACCCGGCGTTGCCGTTGCCGAGGTAGCCCTCCAGGGCCCGCGGCACGGCGTGGATGCGCTGGGAGTAGTCGTGGTACATGACGCCGGCGAAGACGCCGGTGGTGCTGCCGCGAAGGGTGGTGGGGTCGATGCCGGCGCGTTCGATGGCTTCCCAGCTGGTTTCGAGCAGGAGGCGTTGCTGGGGGTCGGTGGCGAGGGCTTCGCGCGGTGAGATGCCGAAGAACTCGGCGTCGAAGTCGGCGGCGTCGTGCAGGAAGCCGCCGTGGCGGGCGTAGGTCTTGCCGGTGGCGTCGGGGTCGGGGTCGAACAGGTCGTCGACGTCCCAGCCGCGGTTGACGGGGAACTCACTGATGGCGTCCCGGCCGCCGGCGACCAGCTCCCACAGTTCCTCGGGCGTGGTGACGCCGCCCGGCAGGCGGCAGGCCATCCCGACGATCGCGATCGGCTCCTCGACGTCGCGGCGCCGGCGCGGACGCGGCACCTCCCGCCGGGCCGGCGCACTCCCGAGCAGCTGCGTGCGCAGCAGCTCGGCGACGGCCGCCGGGCTCGGGTGGTCGAAGGTGAGGGTGGCGGGCAGCCGCAGGCCGCTGGCGGCGCTGAGCCGGTTGCGCAGCTCGACGGCGGTCAGCGAGTCCAGGCCCAGCTCGGAGAAGGCCCGGTCGGCCGGGACGGACGCGACCCCGGCGTGCCCGAGCACGCCGGCCACCTCCGCCCGCACCAGGTCGACCAGCAGCGCGGTCGCCTCCGGGGCGGACCGTCCGGCGAGGCGGGTGGCCAGGGCCGACCCGCCGGCCGCCGACGCGGTCGCCGCGACCCGCCGGACGGGACGGACGAGGGCGCGCAGCAGCGGCGGCACCCCGTCGTGGGCGGCTCGGGCCCGCAGCGCCGCGAGATCGAGCGGCACGGGCACGAGCACCGCCCGGTCCGCCGCGGCCGCCTCGTCGAACAGCCGCAGGCCCTGGGCGGTGGCCAGCGGACGGACCCCGCTGCGCGCGATGCGGGCCCGGTCGGCGGCCGTCAGGTGTGCCGTGAATGTGCTGGTGTCGTCCCAGAGTCCCCAGGCGAGGCTGGTGGCGGGGAGTCCGTGGGCTCGGCGGTGGTGGGCGAGGGCGTCGAGGAAGGTGTTGGCGGTGGCGTAGTTGGCTTGGCCGGGGTTGCCGGTGATGCCGGCGATGGAGGAGTAGAGGACGAAGGCTTTGAGGGGGTGGTGGCGGGTGAGGTGGTGGAGGTGCCAGGCGCCGTCGATTTTGGGGGCGAGGACGGTGTGGAGGCGTTCGGGGGTGAGGTTGGTGAGGGCGGTGTCGTCGAGGGTGCCGGCGGTGTGGATGACGGCGGTGAGGGGGTGGGCTGCGGGGATGGTGTCAAGGAGGTGGTGGAGTTGGGTGGGGTTGGTGGTGTCGGTGGCGGTGATGGTGATGGTGGCGCCGAGGTTTTCGAGTTCGGTGCGTAGTGCGGTGGCGTGGGGGTGGTGGGGGCCGGTGCGGCTGGTGAGGTGGAGGTGGCGGGTGTGGTGGTGGGTGATGAGGTGGTGGGCGAGGTGGTGGGCGAGGGTGCCGAGGCCGCCGGTGATGAGGACGGTGCCGTCGGGGTCGAGGTTCCAGCCCGCCGGATCCGCCGGGTCGACGGCGGTGTCGCGCTGAGCGTCGGCGGTCCCGGCGCGGTCGGGGCTGGGCGCCGGTGAGCCGGCGGAGCCCGCGGCCGGGACGGGGGTGAGCCGCGGGGTGTGGGCGCTGCCGTGGCGCAGGGCGAGGTGCGGCTCCTGCGCGGCCAGCGCGGCGAGGACCGTCGCCGGGAGGCTCGCGTGGCTGGCCGGATCGCCGTCGAGGTCGACGTGCAGGACCCGGCCGGGGTGCTCGGCGACGGCGGTGCGCAGCAGACCGGTCAGGGGCGCGCTGGTCAGGTCGAGGGCCTCGCCGGCGACGCTGACCGCGCCGGAGGTGACCACGGCGAGGGTGCTGCCGGGCCGGTCGGTGCGCAGCCAGTCCTGCAGGAGCGGCAGGACGGCGGCGGCCGTGGCCTTGGCCAACGCCGGGGTGGCGCCGTCCGCGACGCCGTCCGCGACGCCGACCGTCTCCGCCTCGCCCGACCCGGCGGCCGACAGCGTGGGTACGCGGACGAGCACCACCTGCGGGGTGTCCGCGTCCGCCGCGTCGGGTCCGTCCGCCGCGTCGGGCCCGTTCGCCGCCTGGGGTGTGTCTGCCGCGCGGGGTGTGTCTGCCGCGCGGGGTGCGTCGGCCGCGGCGGCGACCAGCGCCGCGAAGTCCGCGACCGTCCGCGTCTCGATGCCGGCCGCGGTCAGGGCCGTGACCAGGTCGTCGGCGTCCTCGCCCAACACCGCCCAGGGACCCGCGGCCGAGCCGGGGCCGCTGACCTCCAGTTCCGGCCAGGTCACCTCGTACAGCAGATCCGCGCGTCCGGCCTCGCGCCGCGCCGCGGCGACCTGCTCGGCCGACACCAGCCGGGAGACCAGCGAGTCGACGGTGATGACGGGGGCGCCGGCGGGGTCGGTGGCGTGCAGGGAGATCTCGTCGGTGCCGTGGACGGCGACGTGGACGCGCAGGCTGGTGGCGCCGGTGGCGTGCAGGCGCACGCCGTTCCAGGCGTACGGCAGCCGGCTGTGGCCCGCCGGAGTGTCCGGCAGCCGGTGCAGCGCCGCGGCGTGGAAGGCGGCGTCGAGCAGCGCGGGATGCACCCCGAAGGCGCCGTGGGGCGAGTGATCGGCCTGCGGCTCCGGCAGGGTGACCTCGGCGTAGAGGTGGTCGCCTTCGCGCCAGGCGGCACGCAGACCCTGGAAGGCGGCCCCGTAGCCAAGCCCGGACGCGGCCAGCTTGGCGTAACCGTCGGTGAGGTCCACCGCAATCGCCTCGGCCGGTGGCCATGCGTCCGGCGATCCGGCGTCCGGCGATCCGGCGTCCGGCGATCCGGCGTCCGGCGATCCGGCGTCCGGCGATCCGGCGTTCGGCGATTGGGCGTTCGGCGATTGGGCGTCCTGCCCCGTCACGTCCTGGTCGGCCGGGCCCGTCGACCCCCTGCCGGAGACGAGCGTGCCGCTGGCGTGTCGGGTCCAGTCGGCGTCGTCGGCAGCGCCGCCGTCCGCCTCGGCCTGCGGCCGGGAGTGAATGGTGACGGGGCGGCGGCCGTCGTCGTCGGCGGCGGCGACGGTCACCTGGATGACGACGGCGCCGCGCTCGGGCAGGACGAGCGGCGCCTCGACGACGAGCTCGTCCAGCAGGTCGGCCCCGAAGCCGTCGCCGGCGTGCAGCGCCAGCTCGACGAAGGCGGTACCGGGCACGACGACGCTGCCCTGCACGAGGTGGTCGGCGAGCCACGGCTGGGTCGCCGCCGCGAGCCGTCCGGTGTGCACGACGGTGTCGTCGGTGGCGAGCCGGACGACGGCGCCGAGCAGCGGATGCCCGGCCGAGCGCAGGCCGGCCCCGGAGAGGTCACCGGGAGCGTCGGGCGAGCCTTCCAGCCAGTACCGCCGGCGCTGGAAGGGGTACGTGGGGAGGGTGGCCGCGAGGCGGGCCAGGTCGGTGCCGCTGGCGGTGGCGTCTTCGCTGGTGGTGCTGTCGCCGTCGCTGCCAGGACTGGTGCTGTCGGCGGTGGTGCCGCTGGTGCTGGTGCTGCTGGTGACGGGGGGTGTGGCGAGGTGGCCTTCGGTGTGGAGGGTGGCCAGGGCGGTGGTGAGGGTGGTGATGGGGGGCTTCGTGCGGTGGAGGGTGGGGGCGGCGGTGAAACGGGCCCGGTCACTGGTGTCGCTGGTGTCGCTGCCTTCGAGGGTGGTGAGGGTTTGGGTGGTGAGGGTGGTCAGGGTGGTGTCGGGGCCGAGTTCGAGGTAGGTGGTGACGCCGTGGGTGCGGAGGGTGGTGATGCCGTCGGCGTAGCGGACGGCATCCCGGATGTGGCGGGTCCAGTAGTCCGCGGTGGTGTGGTCGCCGTCGACGGCCAGGTCGCCGGTGAGACCGGCGATCAGCGGGATGCTGGGTTGCTGGTAGGTGAGGGCGCCGGTGGTGGTGTGGAAGGAAGCGAGGATCGGATCGGTCAGCGGGCTGTGGAAGGCGTGGCTGACGGTGAGGAATTTGCTGCGGATTCCGCGCTCGGTCGCGAGGGCGGCGATGTGGGCCAGCACGTCGGCGTCGCCGGCGACGACGGTGTTGGTGGGGCTGTTGACCGCGGCGACGTCGAGGGCGGGCTGCTCGGCGATCAGCTCGCGGGCGGTGGGCTCGTCGGTGTGCAGGGTGAGCATGCCGCCGCCGGGTGGAAGGCTGGCGAGCAGGCGGGCGCGGGTGGCGACGAGGCGGGCGGCGTCGTCGAGGGAGAGCACCCCGGCGAGGTGGGCGGCGGTGATCTCGCCGAGGCTGTGGCCGACCAGGTAGTCGGGGACGACGCCGTGGCTGGTCACGAGCCGGTAGAGGGCGGTCTGCAGCGCGAACAGGGTGGGTTGGGTCCAGGCGGTGTGATGAATCGTCGACGCCAGCGGACCGTCGGGATCGGCGTGGAGGACGTCGAACAGGGGCTGTTCAAGGTGGGGATTCAGGGCGTCGGCCGCGTCCTGGAGGGCTCGGCGGTAGACCGGGTGCGTGGTGTACAGCGCG from Frankia alni ACN14a harbors:
- a CDS encoding type I polyketide synthase; this encodes MSDDQIRYLLKRVTAELHETRERLRDERDARVEPIAIVGMACRFPGGVGSAQELWELVAEGRDAVGEFPTDRGWDVEALFDPDPDATGKSYTRHGGFLTDAAGFDAEFFGISPREALALDPQQRLLLETTWEAFEQAGIDPTALRGSRTAVFAGTNGQDYGDTVRQPPPELEAYLGLGTLGSVLSGRISYTFGFEGPSVTVDTACSSALVALHLAAQALRGGETDLAVASGVTVMASPAAFVEFSRQRGLAADGRCKAFADAADGTGWGEGAGVLLVERLSDAQRHGHPILALVRGSAVNSDGASNGLTAPNGPSQQRVIRAALAGARLTPADVDAVEAHGTGTALGDPIEAHALLTVYGRNRPADRPLYLGSVKSNIGHTQAAAGAAGVIKIVQAIRAGLLPPTLHVDAPSTQVDWSVGGVEVLTEARAWPETGAPRRAGVSAFGVSGTNAHVIIEQAPAAVNTVSADPTDPADPAASGAGATEALPVLVPLSARSPEALRDQARRLAAHLRADGGGDSDSDSHNDDRSDGPSTDRSTDRVPLPTLARALATRTVFPHRAVALATSTDDLLAGLDHLADGRRGPSVVTGQAGTGKLAFALSGQGSQYPRMGHALYTTHPVYRRALQDAADALNPHLEQPLFDVLHADPDGPLASTIHHTAWTQPTLFALQTALYRLVTSHGVVPDYLVGHSLGEITAAHLAGVLSLDDAARLVATRARLLASLPPGGGMLTLHTDEPTARELIAEQPALDVAAVNSPTNTVVAGDADVLAHIAALATERGIRSKFLTVSHAFHSPLTDPILASFHTTTGALTYQQPSIPLIAGLTGDLAVDGDHTTADYWTRHIRDAVRYADGITTLRTHGVTTYLELGPDTTLTTLTTQTLTTLEGSDTSDTSDRARFTAAPTLHRTKPPITTLTTALATLHTEGHLATPPVTSSTSTSGTTADSTSPGSDGDSTTSEDATASGTDLARLAATLPTYPFQRRRYWLEGSPDAPGDLSGAGLRSAGHPLLGAVVRLATDDTVVHTGRLAAATQPWLADHLVQGSVVVPGTAFVELALHAGDGFGADLLDELVVEAPLVLPERGAVVIQVTVAAADDDGRRPVTIHSRPQAEADGGAADDADWTRHASGTLVSGRGSTGPADQDVTGQDAQSPNAQSPNAGSPDAGSPDAGSPDAGSPDAGSPDAWPPAEAIAVDLTDGYAKLAASGLGYGAAFQGLRAAWREGDHLYAEVTLPEPQADHSPHGAFGVHPALLDAAFHAAALHRLPDTPAGHSRLPYAWNGVRLHATGATSLRVHVAVHGTDEISLHATDPAGAPVITVDSLVSRLVSAEQVAAARREAGRADLLYEVTWPELEVSGPGSAAGPWAVLGEDADDLVTALTAAGIETRTVADFAALVAAAADAPRAADTPRAADTPQAANGPDAADGPDAADADTPQVVLVRVPTLSAAGSGEAETVGVADGVADGATPALAKATAAAVLPLLQDWLRTDRPGSTLAVVTSGAVSVAGEALDLTSAPLTGLLRTAVAEHPGRVLHVDLDGDPASHASLPATVLAALAAQEPHLALRHGSAHTPRLTPVPAAGSAGSPAPSPDRAGTADAQRDTAVDPADPAGWNLDPDGTVLITGGLGTLAHHLAHHLITHHHTRHLHLTSRTGPHHPHATALRTELENLGATITITATDTTNPTQLHHLLDTIPAAHPLTAVIHTAGTLDDTALTNLTPERLHTVLAPKIDGAWHLHHLTRHHPLKAFVLYSSIAGITGNPGQANYATANTFLDALAHHRRAHGLPATSLAWGLWDDTSTFTAHLTAADRARIARSGVRPLATAQGLRLFDEAAAADRAVLVPVPLDLAALRARAAHDGVPPLLRALVRPVRRVAATASAAGGSALATRLAGRSAPEATALLVDLVRAEVAGVLGHAGVASVPADRAFSELGLDSLTAVELRNRLSAASGLRLPATLTFDHPSPAAVAELLRTQLLGSAPARREVPRPRRRRDVEEPIAIVGMACRLPGGVTTPEELWELVAGGRDAISEFPVNRGWDVDDLFDPDPDATGKTYARHGGFLHDAADFDAEFFGISPREALATDPQQRLLLETSWEAIERAGIDPTTLRGSTTGVFAGVMYHDYSQRIHAVPRALEGYLGNGNAGSIATGRISYTFGFEGPSVTIDTACSSSLVALHLAAQALRSGETDLALAGGVALMASPAAFVEFSRQRGLSPDGRCKAFAAAADGVGWAEGATMLLVERLSDAQRHGHPVHAVIRGSAVNQDGASNGLTAPNGPSQQRVIRAALAAAHLNPADIDALEAHGTGTPLGDPIEAQAILATYGQNRPTDRPLWLGSLKSNIGHTQAAAGAAGIIKTVLAIQHGTLPQTLHIDEPSPHVDWTDGDVALLTEPTPWPDTDRPRRAAVSSFGISGTNAHVIIEQAPAERNVLAARTTEPTPTTEPTRTTEPTPTTEPTRTGGGPALPWILSARTPDALRAQADRLGAFVRSDAGAGLDPADVADALVAARTVFEQRAVVLGTDRDGLLGAVDALAAATASARVVRGAADTTATTVFVFPGQGSQWAGMARELLATSPVFADHLDAVAAALAPYVDWNLLDVLHERPDAPTLDRVDVVQPTLFAVLVALARLWQHHGVHPQAVVGHSQGEIAAAHIAGALTLDDAARVVALRSRALTAITSPGAMASINLPVDEITPLLTPGLSVAAVNSPATAIVAGDEAELHALLTVVRERGTRTRVLPVTYASHSPHVEAIRDELLTALAPIRPQPAAIPILSTVTADWIDPTTLTADYWYTNLRQPVLFEPATRALLQAGHDLFIEISPHPVLTTALAETLDTTPDLPGPVAITETLRRDTGDLTKIHAALAESWVRGARVDWRIVLGASVTDPGTGSHATAGGHATAGSHATAGSPGAADGSARRRRWVSLPTYAFQRRRYWLDPTPVRLVDGELVADGPGGDGTLAGLAAAPSGPSLAERLAGLAPSERDELLLTLVRAEAAVVLGHDSPATVGATRAFRELGLTSLTAVDLRNRLNAATGLTLPATLVFDYPTPVAIADFLAGELGSAQTMDTSSPLRVLDRLEAVLEATGGDNADTAEAVTRLRALVARWADVVPADPADDDDLDLDSATDDELFALLDDNVESS